One region of Ailuropoda melanoleuca isolate Jingjing unplaced genomic scaffold, ASM200744v2 unplaced-scaffold8342, whole genome shotgun sequence genomic DNA includes:
- the LOC100472567 gene encoding olfactory receptor 4F3/4F16/4F29: MDGRNHSVVAEFVFLGLTRSWEIQLLLLVFSSVLYVASMTGNVLIVFSVTIDPHLHSPMYFLLASLSFIDLGACSATSPKMIYDLFRKRKVISFGGCIAQIFFIHVIGGVEMVLLIAMAFDRYVAICKPLHYLTIMSPRTCVLFLAAAWALGVSHSLFQLAFIVNLPFCGPNVLDSFYCDLPRLLRLACTDTYRLQFMVTVNSGFICVGSFFILLISYIFILFTVWKPSSGGSSKALSTLSAHITVVLLFFGPTMFVYTWPHPNSQMDKFLAIFDAVLTPFLNPVIYTFRNKDMKAAMKRVCRQLVIYRRIS; the protein is encoded by the coding sequence ATGGATGGAAGGAATCACTCAGTTGTGGCTGAGTTTGTGTTTCTGGGACTCACTCGTTCATGGGAGATCCAACTTCTCCTCCTGGTGTTCTCCTCTGTGCTCTATGTGGCAAGCATGACTGGAAACGTCCTCATTGTGTTTTCTGTGACCATCGATCCTCACTTACATTCCCCCATGTACTTCCTACTGGCCAGTCTCTCTTTCATTGACTTGGGGGCCTGTTCTGCCACCTCACCCAAGATGATTTATGATCTTTTCAGAAAGCGCAAAGTTATTTCCTTTGGAGGCTGCATTGCCCAGATCTTCTTCATCCATGTCATCGGTGGTGTGGAGATGGTGCTACTCATCGCCATGGCCTTTGACCGATATGTTGCCATTTGTAAGCCTCTCCACTACTTGACCATTATGAGCCCACGAACGTGTGTTTTGTTTCTGGCTGCTGCTTGGGCCCTTGGTGTCAGTCACTCACTGTTCCAACTAGCATTTATTGTTAATTTACCCTTCTGTGGTCCTAATGTATTGGACAGCTTTTACTGTGACCTTCCTCGTCTCCTCAGACTGGCCTGTACAGATACTTACAGATTGCAGTTCATGGTCACTGTCAACAGTGGGTTTATCTGTGTTGGCTCTTTCTTCATACTCCTCATCTCCTACATCTTTATCCTGTTTACTGTTTGGAAACCTTCCTCAGGTGGTTCATCCAAAGCTCTTTCCACGCTATCAGCTCACATCACTGTGGTCCTTTTATTCTTCGGTCCAACCATGTTTGTCTATACATGGCCACATCCCAATTCACAGATGGACAAATTTCTTGCTATTTTTGATGCAGTTCTCACTCCTTTTCTGAATCCAGTCATCTACACATTCAGGAATAAAGACATGAAGGCAGCAATGAAGAGAGTATGCAGACAGCTAGTGATTTACAGGAGGATCTCATAG